A region from the Halobellus litoreus genome encodes:
- a CDS encoding replication factor C small subunit, with the protein MSEADASEGAPAGREIWIEKYRPETFDDIYGQEEIVGRLRSYVERDDLPHLLFSGPAGVGKTTAATAIAREVYGDDWRNNFLELNASDERGIDVVRDRIKNFARSSFGGYDHRIIFLDEADSLTDDAQSALRRTMEQFSDNTRFILSCNYSSKIIDPIQSRCAVFRFSPLSDEAIRQQVEAIAEAEDIEVTEDGLDALVYAASGDMRRAINSLQAAATTGEVVDEEAVYLITSTARPEQIEEMVEAAIDGDFASARSQLETLLVDTGMAGGDVIDQLHRSAWDFDLDERTTIRLMERIGEADYRITAGANERVQLEALLASLAAEE; encoded by the coding sequence ATGAGTGAGGCCGACGCCTCGGAGGGGGCCCCGGCGGGGCGCGAGATCTGGATCGAGAAGTATCGACCGGAGACCTTCGACGACATCTACGGACAGGAGGAGATCGTCGGGCGCCTCCGGTCCTACGTCGAGCGCGACGACCTACCGCACCTGTTGTTTTCAGGCCCGGCCGGCGTGGGGAAAACCACCGCAGCCACCGCGATCGCCCGCGAAGTCTACGGCGACGACTGGCGGAACAACTTCCTCGAACTGAACGCCTCCGACGAGCGCGGGATCGACGTCGTGAGGGATCGAATCAAGAACTTCGCGCGCTCGTCGTTCGGCGGCTACGACCACCGGATCATCTTCCTCGACGAGGCCGACAGTCTCACCGACGACGCCCAGTCAGCGCTGCGCCGGACGATGGAGCAGTTCTCCGACAACACGCGCTTCATTCTCTCGTGTAACTACTCCTCGAAGATCATCGACCCGATTCAGTCCCGATGCGCGGTATTCCGCTTCTCGCCGCTGTCGGACGAGGCGATCCGACAGCAGGTCGAAGCGATCGCCGAAGCGGAGGACATCGAGGTCACCGAGGACGGCCTCGACGCGCTCGTGTACGCCGCCAGCGGCGATATGCGCCGCGCGATCAACTCCCTGCAGGCGGCGGCGACGACCGGCGAGGTCGTCGACGAGGAGGCCGTGTATCTGATCACCTCGACGGCCCGCCCCGAGCAGATCGAGGAGATGGTGGAGGCGGCCATCGACGGCGACTTCGCGTCGGCGCGGTCCCAACTCGAAACGCTACTGGTCGACACCGGGATGGCGGGCGGCGACGTCATCGATCAGCTGCACCGCTCGGCGTGGGACTTCGACCTCGACGAGCGAACGACGATCCGGCTGATGGAGCGGATCGGCGAGGCCGATTATCGGATCACGGCGGGGGCGAACGAGCGAGTGCAGTTGGAGGCGCTGTTGGCCTCTCTCGCCGCCGAGGAGTAG
- a CDS encoding GNAT family N-acetyltransferase — MTHEIREATADDADDVARLLDAAMLEFDRERLVRRVEAGDVLVAVVDEYGTPAEVDESGAGELEREGDTEGRDREADGSETLADRVVGVCVLAGVDDDGDATGLEPADVGDFAAVSDLVGTDRSATEIESIAVHRSRRGRGIGRALVDAAATRSAGPLVARFHEQVRPFYEALGFEIREHAGETGRDDESGTGVGGSEDSGVEGAGDPVGSDDRLYGVLR; from the coding sequence GTGACCCACGAGATCCGCGAGGCGACGGCCGACGACGCCGACGACGTCGCCCGACTGCTCGACGCCGCGATGCTCGAATTCGATCGGGAGCGACTGGTTCGTCGCGTCGAGGCTGGGGACGTGCTCGTAGCCGTGGTCGACGAGTACGGAACGCCCGCGGAGGTCGACGAATCCGGAGCCGGTGAACTGGAGCGCGAGGGCGACACCGAGGGGAGAGACCGCGAAGCCGACGGCTCTGAGACGTTGGCGGACCGCGTCGTCGGCGTCTGTGTCCTCGCAGGGGTGGACGATGACGGCGACGCGACCGGACTGGAACCGGCGGACGTGGGCGATTTCGCGGCTGTCTCGGACCTCGTCGGAACCGATCGCTCCGCGACCGAGATCGAATCGATCGCCGTCCACCGCTCCCGGCGCGGGCGCGGGATCGGCCGCGCGCTCGTCGACGCGGCCGCGACGCGCTCGGCGGGCCCGCTCGTCGCCCGCTTCCACGAGCAGGTGCGGCCGTTCTACGAGGCGCTCGGGTTCGAGATCCGCGAGCACGCCGGCGAGACGGGCCGCGACGATGAATCGGGGACCGGCGTCGGCGGGTCGGAAGATAGCGGTGTCGAGGGCGCCGGCGATCCCGTCGGCAGCGACGACCGCCTGTACGGTGTGCTCAGGTGA
- the samp2 gene encoding ubiquitin-like small modifier protein SAMP2, translating into MRVTVDVVGEGEEAVEVGDTDTYADVVRAVGYSPHEVSVLIDGSPVPEDQPVEVDRVRVLRLIKGGSSPR; encoded by the coding sequence ATGCGCGTGACCGTCGACGTCGTCGGCGAAGGCGAAGAGGCGGTCGAAGTCGGCGACACCGACACCTACGCCGACGTCGTCCGTGCCGTCGGCTACTCGCCCCACGAGGTCTCGGTGCTGATCGACGGCAGTCCGGTGCCGGAGGATCAGCCCGTGGAAGTCGACCGCGTGCGGGTGCTTCGGCTGATCAAGGGCGGATCGTCGCCGCGATGA